GTATTATTTGAGTGAGAATTACAAGACTTCACTGAAATACACAATGCATAAACAGATAAATGTGAAATGGCCCTAAGCTGAAAGGATCACTCATGGGCCACTAAGTATTCACGTGTGATGACAGGAAGATGCTTGCATAGTGATGCTCATGGTGCCCCATGGCAGATGTGGGAAGACACTACTAGTGATGCTGAAGTTCATTCATTGGGTTTATTTGGTGGCTGTAGTTGTGAAAAACCATTTAATAACAGTTGTAGCAAAAGCATGTACAGCTCAGGTACTCAATGAGGAGCAACAATCTAGGGCTGTAAAGCCAAATTATTATCTGAACGGTGCTCTGCAAAGATGTTAAGGAGAAATCTGAAGCAAGCATAACATACACCTGCTATAATGCTTATTCACTTCAGCCATTTTAAAACAACCCAGGTCTAGTCTAGTAATTAATTGAATATATCAGGGTGAAACCCAGAGGATAGCGCTTAAACTATTAAACGGTAGACTGAAAATGGcattgccacgagcagcaccggAGATATTGAGGAGCGAGATGCAAGATAGCACTCACAGGTCACCATCTGCACAGGTTCTCTTCACGCCATTAACAGCGTGGTTGCCACGGGACCAAAACAGCTGAGAAGTGGAGCCTCATGCTTCAACACTTAGTTGTGGAAATTTACCCCATATGcagtttactttctgcatctacgtcCTATCGCAGTCTACCTTAACACTTTCCAAAGTAGTGCTTGATGGTCATTAATGAACATTTTCATCAAGCAAGTTTGAAGAAACGAGACAGAATTATTTTCTTCCTCAACTTTATTACATGAAAATGTACAGAGAGGTTAACGGTAAGACTTCTGGTAGCGGGCACGGGCTCCTGGTCCACCGAACTTCTTGGACTCGCAGCGACGAGGGTCGGCAACCAGCAGGGTCCTGTCGTACTGGATCAAGATGTCCTTGATCTCCTTCTTGGAGGACTCATCCACAtctggagagaaagaaacaggTCAGATTAGTTATTGTGAACCATTTACTTGACCAAATGGAAACACAGCAATCACGCACCCGCCTTCATCCAAAAGGGAGAAATCCAACATAGCAATATTGCTTCCTGCAAAAATGTGTCCAAAGTAACACAAATATTTTATCAGCAGAGGCAATATTCTATTGAAAACAAGATACTGCATTATTTGTTTTTATTAGTAAAATTGACACTTACATTTCTGGTAGTATGCGACCAGGGCTTTGGAGATGGACTGACGGATAGCTGCAAGGAGAAGATGGCACAGGGTAAGACAAACAGCCATATTCTGTCAAGTACAGTCATTTCAAATCAAGACATCAGTTTCTACTGAGAGGATATGTCTAAACAGAAGTAGAGCAGCTTCCAGTTGTAAAAACAAGTCACCATAGATCTGTGCGACATGTCCACCACCCTTCACTCGGACTCGGATGTCAACTCCAGCAAAACGCTCCTTGCCCAGCAGCAGCACTGGCTCCAGCAGCTACAACAGAGAGAAACTTTGTCAAGGACGCACACAATGTCTATATATCCTGCAGACACATTCAGCTAAATGTCTGGACACAACCAGACATTTAGCTGAATGAAGACCCATGTTGAACTTGGGCTTAGTAAACCAACAGCAGCTCTGTAAGAAGCcattttacacatacataaaATACTTAGCAACCTCTGGTTGGACCAGAGGGGGGGCTGGTCCAACCCAAGGTGTCAAAATGCACAACCCTCAACTAATGTTTTTCCTCACATGACCCTCCACTTATACAGTCAAATAAATGGAAGCCCCTCAGAATTAACTCAAAATATTGTTCACAACAAATAAAAATAGCAACCCTGTTTATAAATGTGGATATCAACTGCCACTTCAccatgcttttgtggcacagtcgatgccAGAAGGTTGGGGGTTCACCGAcaagctcactctccctgcctgtttcattacgaTCAGAGCCAGCTACAGACAATCAGCTAGGGGTAATCAGATGTAACATTTTAAAGtcatatttataattatataaaatacattgccttcagaaagtattcagacccctcgacctTTTCCACATCgttgttacagctttattctaaaacggattaaaatTCTCAGCAATCTAGACAcgatcccataatgacaaagcgaatttcttcagcattgaagaTAGCAAAAaacagtggccaccatcattaaatggaagatgtttggaactaccaagactttctagagctggccgcccagccaaactgagcaatcagggaggtgaccaagaacccaatagtcACTGACAGATCTaacgttcctctgtggagataggagaaccttccagaaggacaaccatctctgcagcgctccactaATCAGGCATTTATGttagagtggcaagacggaagccacttcagaaaaaggcacatgatagcccgcttggagtttgcaaaaagggcACCtgaagactcagaccatgagaaagattatctggtctaatgaaaccaagattgaacgcttcacatctggaggaaacctggcaccatccctatggcgaagcatggtggtggcagcatgatgccgtggggatgtttttcagcggcagggactgagagactagtcaagatcgaggcaaagatggctcagaacctcagactggggcgaaggttcaccttccaacaggacaacaaccctaagcacacagccaagacaacgcaggagtggctttgggacaagtctcaatgtccttgagcggcccagatagagcccggacttgaacccgattgatcatctctgtagagacccggatatagctgtgcagcaacgctccccatctaacctgacagagcttgagaggatctgcagagaatggaagaaactccccaattacaggtgtgccaagcttgaagtgtcatacccaagactcaatgctttaattgctgccaaaggtgcttcaacaaatggctgagtaaagggtctgaatacttatggaagtGTAATTTACtggtttttattttataaattagcaaacatttctaaaaaatcaaactgttttttctttgtcattatgctgtagtgtgtagattgatgagggaaaaaaataattcaaccaattttagaataaggctaacgtaacaaaaggggtctgaatactttccaaaggcactgtatatgctacACATTTTCTACCAACAGGTttgtgccaatgcaccacacaaccaatatACAAAGCATACCGACTTTGGGCACGTCAATATCATGGTTAACTTTCAACGCCTTAATAAAGACTGCCAATCTCGACAAATAGAAAAAgcatccctccctaccttgtagGCTTAGCCTATGTAAAATTACAGAGGACAAAATGCTCAACACCCAGAAGAGTATGGGGGAGGGTTAAGTACAATGCTTGTTTGGCAGCttgttctttagatgtttggggctgctggtgaacc
This is a stretch of genomic DNA from Salvelinus alpinus chromosome 11, SLU_Salpinus.1, whole genome shotgun sequence. It encodes these proteins:
- the LOC139533939 gene encoding small ribosomal subunit protein uS9-like — translated: MPTKGPLQSVQVFGRKKTATAVAHCKRGNGLIKVNGRPLEMIEPATLQYKLLEPVLLLGKERFAGVDIRVRVKGGGHVAQIYAIRQSISKALVAYYQKYVDESSKKEIKDILIQYDRTLLVADPRRCESKKFGGPGARARYQKSYR